From a single Pleurodeles waltl isolate 20211129_DDA chromosome 10, aPleWal1.hap1.20221129, whole genome shotgun sequence genomic region:
- the RPL10 gene encoding large ribosomal subunit protein uL16, which translates to MGRRPARCYRYCKNKPYPKSRFCRGVPDPKIRIFDLGRKKAKVDEFPLCGHMVSDECEQLSSEALEAARICCNKYMVKSCGKDGFHIRVRLHPFHVIRINKMLSCAGADRLQTGMRGAFGKPQGTVARVNIGQVIMSVRTKASNKEHVIEALRRAKFKFPGRQKIHISKKWGFTKFNADEFEGMCAEKRLVPDGCGVKYIPTKGPLNRWRAIHAV; encoded by the exons ATGGGTCGCCGCCCCGCGCGATG TTACAGATACTGCAAAAACAAGCCATACCCCAAATCCCGTTTCTGCAGGGGTGTGCctg ATCCCAAGATTAGGATTTTCGATTTGGGCAGAAAGAAGGCAAAGGTGGACGAGTTCCCTCTGTGCGGCCACATGGTGTCGGATGAGTGTGAGCAGCTGTCCTCTGAAG CACTGGAAGCTGCCCGCATTTGTTGCAACAAGTACATGGTGAAGAGCTGTGGCAAGGATGGTTTCCACATCCGAGTGCGCCTGCATCCGTTCCACGTCATCCGCATCAACAAGATGTTGTCCTGTGCCGGTGCTGATAG ACTTCAGACCGGAATGCGTGGAGCCTTTGGCAAACCCCAGGGCACTGTGGCCCGTGTGAACATTGGGCAGGTGATCATGTCTGTCCGCACCAAGGCTTCCAACAAGGAACATGTGATCGAGGCTCTCCGGAGAGCCAAGTTCAAGTTCCCAGGGCGCCAAAAG ATTCACATCTCCAAGAAATGGGGTTTCACCAAATTCAACGCAGACGAGTTCGAGGGCATGTGTGCAGAGAAGCGCCTGGTGCCGGATGGCTGCGGTGTGAAGTACATCCCCACCAAGGGCCCCCTGAACAGGTGGCGGGCCATTCATGCTGTCTAA